In Arachis hypogaea cultivar Tifrunner chromosome 17, arahy.Tifrunner.gnm2.J5K5, whole genome shotgun sequence, a single window of DNA contains:
- the LOC112762663 gene encoding uncharacterized protein: protein MGGGERSQSSSSRNNSASRPYGNKGMRNRGGNSSDDSNNVHFQSVLSNITNSINTGEKERCSNISDISNSGITREAYDSPCHQTSQQQLQQTSNNIDQLQSQRVSTSNSNLDTKELEEVCIAEKGRHLRQRKTFLKELAINLSKIFEEVEDITENMTILNDSVQIEYPAIFDVAENTDVIDIGDPEFFCRHCDAMMWYEERSEKSKTGSNIEFSICCMRGKVQLPFLQRLPQLLQGLISGANQRSKHFKDNIRTYNSMFCFTSLGGKIETSINDGKGPPQFIVSGQNYHRIGSLVPIEGQRPKFAQLYIYDTENEVSNRIEIFSSRTNNNNIDQSLVLDLKDMIDQHNVLAHTFRIVRNYLNQGDIANIRLRLYRKRSKDVRVYNLPSSNEVAALIVGDFDSGDAGRDIIVQLKSRHLQRIHETHTAFIPLQYPMMFPYGEDGYQEDIPLRESHRADENRKRQRVSLREFIAFRIQERKVEYATIVNGGRLFQQFLVDCFSMIEAQRLTYYRNNQTKVRSDIYKGIQDAVVRGETRASKAGKRIILPASFTGGMRYMFNNCQDAMAICKKYGYPDLFITMTCNSSWQEIGRVNNPRNLKVEDRPDISCRVFKIKLDMIISDLKQGIPFGVLDAGMYTVEFQKRGLPHAHILLWLSGDHKITTTTQIDQLISSELPDPVQHPKLFRAVSTYMIHGPSGRAFSKSSCMKDGYCTKYYPKTFSKTTVIDDSGYPSYRRRDTGVVTEKKGVHMDNRNVVPYNAYLLMSYQAHVNVEYCNKSNAIKYLFKYMNKGPDRVAVGVTKEASSGEDAQVIDEIKQFYDCRYLSACEAVWRTLAYDIHQRWPSVMRLTFHLPGEQNIIFKDDDDLEEIVEEEEGKCTMFLVWMEANVKFEAGQTLTYAEFPNQFVYDRESREWHPRKRGYSIGRLNYVPPGTGDIYYMRILLAVQRGCTTYESIRTVNGITYSSFQDACYSMGLLCDDREFIAAINEVAELASGHQLRKLFAMLLISNSISNPERVWNATWTLLADGILYERRKALKNQGLNMTDDELKNLCLIEIEKILNNNARSLRDYQLMPYPEMSHVRLIQNKLIKEELAYDTNDFTHTNLYTEQKMTHEQRLVFDEILNAVITDSGGFYFVYGHGGCGKTFIWNGLSSAIRSRGKIILNVASSGIASLLLPGGRTAHSRFSIPITITDESTCNIKHGSLKAELLIQSSLIIWDEAPMLNKMCFEALDWTLRDLIYMLMCTKIEFDSNWYLELPNNTQISPFQL from the exons ATGGGTGGTGGCGAGAGAAGCCAAAGTAGCTCAAGTAGGAACAACTCTGCAAGCAGACCTTATGGCAACAAAGGAATGCGCAATAGGGGAG gAAATTCGAGTGATGATTCCAATAATGTGCATTTTCAATCGGTGTTGTCGAACATTACAAATAGCATCAATACAG GTGAAAAAGAACGATGTTCCAATATTAGTGATATTAGTAATTCAGGTATCACACGCGAAGCATATGATAGCCCATGTCATCAGACAAGTCAACAACAGcttcaacaaacatcaaacaatATCGACCAGTTGCAAAGCCAGC GAGTAAGTACATCTAATTCAAATTTAGATActaaagaattagaagaagtgtgCATAGCTGAAAAAGGAAGACACCTGAGACAAAGAAAAACATTCTTGAAGGAATTGGctataaatctttcaaaaatttttgaagaagttGAGGATATTACTGAAAACATGACTATATTAAATGATTCTGTGCAAATTGAATACCCAGCCATATTCGATGTTGCTGAGAATACAG ATGTGATAGATATTGGTGACCCAGAATTTTTTTGTCGGCATTGCGACGCCATGATGTGGTATGAGGAGAGATCAGAGAAGTCCAAAACAGGATCCAATATTGAGTTCTCAATATGTTGTATGCGAGGGAAGGTACAACTGCCGTTTTTGCAACGTCTACCTCAGCTCTTGCAAGGTCTAATATCTGGAGCAAACCAGAGAAGCAAACACTTTAAGGATAATATAAGAACTTATAATAGCATGTTTTGCTTCACGTCCCTCGGAGGTAAAATAGAGACCTCTATCAATGATGGAAAAGGTCCTCCCCAGTTCATTGTGAGTGGACAAAACTACCACAGAATTGGAAGCTTGGTGCCAATTGAGGGACAAAGACCAAAATTTGCGCAGTTATATATTTATGATACAGAAAATGAGGTCTCAAACAGGATAGAGATTTTCAG TTCaagaacaaacaacaacaacattgaCCAGTCCTTAGTTCTAGATCTCAAGGACATGATCGATCAACATAATGTTCTTGCTCACACATTTAGGATAGTGAGAAACTACCTGAATCAAGGAGATATCGCAAATATAAGGCTACGGTTGTACCGAAAAAGATCAAAGGACGTAAGAGTCTACAATTTACCATCTTCTAACGAGGTCGCAGCTCTAATAGTAGGAGATTTTGATTCTGGAGATGCAGGACGTGATATTATAGTTCAATTAAAGTCCAGACATCTGCAAAGGATTCATGAGACACACACCGCATTTATTCCTCTTCAGTACCCTATGATGTTTCCTTACGGTGAAGATGGCTACCAAGAAGACATTCCTTTGCGAGAATCTCATAGGGCtgatgaaaatagaaagagacagCGTGTGAGTTTAAGGGAGTTCATAGCATTTAGAATACAAGAGAGAAAGGTCGAGTATGCAACCATTGTCAATGGTGGAAGATTATTTCAGCAGTTCTTGGTTGATTGCTTTTCTATGATTGAAGCACAAAGGTTGACCTACTATCGAAACAACCAAACCAAGGTGAGGAGTGATATATACAAAGGGATTCAAGATGCAGTTGTTAGGGGTGAGACACGTGCTTCTAAAGCAGGTAAACGTATCATCCTACCTGCGTCCTTCACTGGTGGCATGAGATACATGTTTAATAATTGTCAAGATGCTATGGCAATTTGTAAGAAATATGGATATCCAGACCTCTTCATCACAATGACATGTAATTCAAGTTGGCAAGAGATTGGCAGGGTTAACAATCCAAGGAACTTAAAGGTTGAAGACCGGCCGGATATATCGTGTAGAGTATTCAAAATTAAGCTTGACATGATAATCTCGGATCTTAAGCAAGGAATTCCATTTGGAGTGCTAGATGCAG GGATGTATACGGTAGAATTCCAAAAAAGAGGTCTACCACATGCTCACATtcttttatggttaagtggagacCATAAGATAACAACGACAACTCAAATTGATCAGTTAATATCTTCAGAGTTGCCAGATCCTGTTCAGCACCCAAAATTGTTTAGAGCTGTATCTACATATATGATTCATGGACCAAGTGGTAGAGcattttcaaaatcttcctgCATGAAAGATGGGTACTGCACCAAATATTATCCCAAGACATTCAGTAAAACCACAGTTATCGATGATAGTGGATACCCATCATATAGAAGACGAGACACAGGGGTGGTTACTGAGAAGAAGGGAGTCCATATGGATAATAGAAATGTGGTTCCATACAATGCATATCTGCTGATGTCTTATCAAGCGCATGTTAAtgtagagtactgcaacaagtcgAATGCTATCAAATATTTGTTCAAGTACATGAATAAAGGTCCAGACAGGGTAGCAGTTGGAGTTACAAAGGAAGCTTCCAGTGGAGAGGATGCTCAAGTTATTGATGAGATCAAACAATTTTATGATTGCAGATATTTGTCTGCATGTGAGGCTGTGTGGAGAACCTTAGCGTATGATATTCATCAAAGGTGGCCTTCAGTGATGAGATTAACCTTTCATTTGCCTGGAGagcaaaatatcatctttaaagatgatgACGATCTTGAAGAAAtcgtggaagaagaggaaggaaaatgtaCAATGTTCTTAGTATGGATGGAGGCCAATGTAAAATTTGAAGCAGGTCAAACTTTGACGTATGCTGAGtttccaaatcaatttgtttatgatagagaATCAAGGGAATGGCATCCACGCAAAAGAGGGTATTCTATCGGGAGGTTAAATTATGTTCCACCGGGTACAGgtgatatttattatatgagaattttgttagCTGTTCAGAGAGGTTGCACAACATATGAGTCTATTAGGACAGTTAATGGAATTACATATTCTAGCTTCCAAGATGCTTGCTATTCCATGGGACTACTGTGCGATGATAGGGAATTCATTGCAGCTATTAATGAGGTAGCTGAACTTGCATCtggtcatcaattgagaaaaTTATTTGCGATGCTACTGATATCTAATAGCATTAGCAACCCAGAGCGTGTTTGGAATGCAACTTGGACATTATTAGCTGATGGAATACTATATGAGAGGAGAAAAGCTTTGAAAAACCAAg GACTAAACATGACTGATGACGAATTGAAAAACCTCTGCcttattgagattgagaagataCTCAACAACAATGCGAGATCTTTAAGAGACTATCAATTAATGCCATATCCTGAGATGTCTCATGTTCGCCTTATTCAGAATAAGCTAATAAAGGAGGAGTTAGCATATGACACAAATGACTTTACTCATACAAACTTATATACAGAACAAAAGATGACTCATGAGCAAAGGTTAGTATTTGATGAGATACTCAATGCTGTTATTACAGACTCTGGTGGTTTTTACTTCGTTTATGGGCATGGTGGGTGTGGTAAGACATTTATTTGGAATGGACTTTCTTCTGCTATTCGGTCTAGAGGAAAAATCATTTTAAATGTCGCATCCAGTGGAATTGCTTCTTTACTCCTACCTGGTGGCAGAACGGCTCATTCTAGATTTTCAATACCCATTACAATTACTGATGAATCTACTTGCAACATCAAGCATGGCAGTTTGAAGGCTGAGCTGCTCATCCAAAGTAGCTTAATAATTTGGGATGAAGCTCCAATGCTCAATAAAATGTGCTTTGAAGCACTTGATTGGACGCTCAGGGATCTTAT CTATATGCTGATGTGTACCAAGattgaatttgattcaaattgGTATCTGGAATTGCCTAATAATACCCAAATTAGTCCATTTCAATTATAA